In Brassica napus cultivar Da-Ae chromosome A3, Da-Ae, whole genome shotgun sequence, the sequence CCTCCAATAAAATCAAAACGTGCGCagaaattaaatacaaaatattaaatctaCGGGGAGACGAAATTAAGTTTAGCGTGAACTATAAAGAAGAAATGAATAAGTCTAAATTATtagagatttagggttttaccCGATCAGGTTCGTATATTCAATATCTTAATTTAATACATGTTTGGATATTGGGTAAATACCCAGACCTAATAAGAATCATCAAAGCATTAAAGTGTCTACAAcacttttagtaaaaaaaaaaaaaaaagtgtcgaCAACACAAACAGAACAGAAAGACTTTAACAAAATAAGAAGCATGAAGTGTTGTAAGTTTGTTGCAGTGGCTTTGATGAGCCTTCTGATCACATTCTTCCATTCAGGCAGACGGTTGGTGTTGTCGAATGCCCATTGGTCAGGCTGAATAGCTTAAGCCTGTATTGTGGTTTTACTGCCTTTACTTTGTTTCATTAGTTTGACTTTCtcaaaaattatacaaatcttaaatttattttaatacattGATAATAAAAATAGCTTGTTCAAATAAATTCAAAcaccaaaattaatatttaccaTCGGCAATACTACTAACATATAATTTTGGTCATCTAGTCATCAAAGAACCTcccaaactatttttttttacttttatttggatTGTTTCTAATTTCTATATCAATCGATGGATAGAGTATTTGCTTAAATATTCCTGTTAAACTAAATCATtaaatcatcaaaaaaaaataaaaaaatatagtatgttatttttttcaaaatgaatCGCATAAATATACCAATAAGCCTTCAGAAATATAAccaaataaaatcattttcctttactcaaaagcaaaaaaaaaaaaaaaaaattcatcgcAATAAAACATTTCTAGAAACAAAGAATCCAAGATTCACTTTCCACGTGGCAAATAAACAATACGGTCAAACCAGTCAAAGCCACGTCGGATATTCTCTAGTCTCCCGCCTTTCTTTATAAAGAACACAGCAACAAAGAACACAAAAGATTCATCTCTGAAAGCTCCATCTGACCTTTTTCTCCAAAACCtttgaaacaaaagagagacACAAAAGAGAGCCTAAAAAGATGTCAAAGATCAACGCTCTCCGCCGTTGTCTCCTCCCGTGCATCACACCTCCGACGAATCCAACCGCCGCATCATCCACTACCACCGGAGTCTCCAAGAAACGTCTCAGCACTTCCCTCAGAGACGACATCGACGTTCAAGACTCAGCTTCCTCCACCGCCTCTTCCTCAGAGGCCACGTCCTTCTCCGCCTCCGTCGGCTCAGGTTACCTCTCCCCCGTCGCGGCGCCGCAGAGACCGTCGAGGACGATGGTGATCGGTACGCTTTTCGGGAGGAGAAAGGGACACGTGTGGTTCTGCGTCCAGCACGACCGTCTCTCCGTCAAACCGCTCCTCCTCCTCGAGCTCTCCATCACGACGAACCAGCTCGTTCACGAGATGGACTCGGGTCTTGTCCGAGTCGCTCTCGAATGC encodes:
- the LOC106427715 gene encoding protein MIZU-KUSSEI 1, whose product is MSKINALRRCLLPCITPPTNPTAASSTTTGVSKKRLSTSLRDDIDVQDSASSTASSSEATSFSASVGSGYLSPVAAPQRPSRTMVIGTLFGRRKGHVWFCVQHDRLSVKPLLLLELSITTNQLVHEMDSGLVRVALECPTRAELKSCSLKSVPVWAMFCNGKKSGFAVRRSASEETRVMLKRLESTTVGAGVLPCGSGAVEPDLDEVMYMRASYEHVVGSSDSESFHLINPDANSAQELSIFLLRTSS